The genomic DNA GAAATAATGGTACCTCGAACCGAAATGAATATTATAAGTAAAGAAATGCCTGCTGAAGAAGCTTTGCAAAAAATGTCTCGTGAAAAATATACAAGGTATCCAGTTGTTGATGGCGATAAAGACCACGTAATAGGTTTTGTGAATTTTAAAGATATTTTTACTGAGTTTGTACAACATAAAGTTGTTAATAAAAAGACAGTAGAGCAATATATGAGACCAATTATTTTAGTTATCGATTCTATCCCAATTCATGATTTGTTTTTAAAAATGCAAAAAGAAAGAACACATATTGCTATATTGATAGATGAATATGGTGGGACATCTGGACTTGTTACTGTTGAAGATATTCTGGAAGAAATTGTTGGAGATATTCAGGATGAGTTTGATACGGATGAGCAGCCAGAAATTCAACAAGTTAGTGAAACGAAGACGATACTAGAGGGAAAAGTACTTGTTAGTGAAGTGAATACGTTATTTGGTTTAGGGATTGATGATGATGGTGTTGATACAATTGGTGGTTGGATTTTAACGAAGAATATAGAGATTGCTGAAGAGGATTCCATTGAAATTGAAAATTATAAGTTTTGTGTGAAAGAATTAGATGGACACTATATAAAAAGATTGGAAGTTACAAAGATAGTAGAATCGATTGTTATTTTAGAAGATGAAAAACAAATTTCATTACAAGAGCAAATTAGCTCGTAAACTCTGCTAAATAGCAGAGTTTTTTTGAGCATAATGTTTTTTGAGGGATAGGGGCTATGATACAATGACATAAGCCAGACCTTTCACTAGGTGAATTATTGTTGTATACATATATTTGGAAGGAGAAGAAGTATGAAAAAGCATTTATATATAAATGGAGATTGGAAATCTGTAAACACGTATAAACCATTATACGCACCATATTCTGAAGAAATATTAGCAGAAATTGCACAAGGAACGGAAGAAGATGTAAAAGAGGCTGTTATTGCTGCAAAAAATGCAATGACAAAAATGAATAAATTATCCGCATATGATCGTGCGATTATTTTAGAGAAGGTTGCACAAAAAATGGATGAAAGAAGAGAAGAATTTGCAGAGATTATTGCAAAAGAAGCTGCAAAACCAATACGTGCTGCTAGGGGAGAAGTGGATCGTACTGTTCAAACATACAAATTTGCAGCTGAAGAAGCGAAGCGTATATATGGTGAGACATTGCCATTAGACGCCGCACCTGGTGCGGATGGGCGTATTGCATATACAATCCGAAAGCCGATTGGTGTAATAGGGGCTATTACACCATTTAATTTCCCATTAAATTTAGTTGCGCATAAAGTTGGACCTGCAATTGCTGCCGGAAATACAGTTGTGTTAAAGCCAGCTGATCAAACGCCATTATCATCTTATGCATTAGTTGAGTTATTTGAAGAGGCAGGATTGCCAAATGGAGCTTTAAATATCATTTCTGGTCCTGGCTCCACGGTGGGTGAGGCAATCGTTAAAAATGATTATGTTGCTTCTATTACTTTTACCGGAAGTCCAAAAGTTGGAATCGGAATAAAACAAAAGGCTGGGTTAAAACGAGTTACGTTAGAACTAGGATCAAATGCTGCTGTTATAATTGATGAAGATGTAGAGTTAACAGATGAAATCATTGAACGTGTAAAATGGGGAGCATTTGTTAATAATGGGCAAGTTTGTATTTCCGTACAACGTGTTTTTGTACATGAAACGAAAATGCATGAATTTCTTTCGAAGCTAAAGAAAGCGATGGAATCAGTAGTTGTTGGTGATCCACTGCTTGAAGAAACGGATGTATCAGCTTTAATTTCAAAAAAAGATGTAGAGCGAATTGATATGTGGGTTCAAGAAGCAATCGAGGAAGGAGCAACTATTTTACACGGTGGTAAGAAGCGGGATGCAAGAATTTTTGAACCGACTGTATTAACAAATGTTCCAAATCATGTATCTGTGCAGTGCCAAGAAGTATTCGGTCCACTCATGACAGTAAATACATTTAAAGAATTTGATGAAGCGATTGAGCAAGTAAATAATTCGCGTTACGGCTTACAGGCAGGAGTATTTACAAATAATTTATTTAAAGCAATGCGTGCAATCGATGAGTTAGAGGTTGGTGGTGTCATGATTAATGATATTCCAACGTTCAGAGTAGATCATATGCCTTATGGTGGTGTGAAAGAAAGTGGCACGGGGCGCGAAGGAATTAAATATGCAATAGAAGAAATGACAGAAATGAAATTAGTATGTATTAAAAAATAAATTAGAAAAACTTAAACTTTGCGCTAAAAAAACGAGTAGGAAATGTTTACGATTCCATACTCGTTTTTTACGCTTCTAGTAACTATTTAATTAAGTGTAACTTTTACTTCATTTCTTGTTTGAAAATAGTATCTTCTACATAAATTTGTTCTTTATCTACAGCAGTAGCATGAGTTAATACTAAACCGATTGGTGTTTTTGTATCTTTATTTTGAACAATTGTAAAAGGAACATTTTTTTCGTTTGCTAATTTAATGTATTTTGATAAATGTGGGTAAGCAATGCCACCATTTAGGAGGAGTTGTAATGATTGAGAAGAGCGCATGCTACCCGCCACTTCAGAGTATACATTACTTTGCATTACTTGACCGATCGTTAAAGCGATTTCTACACGCTCACGTAATGTAGTTAAATACATATTACGTTCTTCTGGTTTGTTTTGCTTTTGGCCGTAAATGCCTTCTTGGAGATAATCTTCCACATTTTTATTTACCATATTTTTCACACCTTTCATTTTCTATTGTACGCAAGAATTAAAAATGATGCAAAAAAAAGTCGTGTTGACTACGGAAATAATGAAAATGTGTGAAGGAAAAAGGGTATTTGCATACAATTAGTTAAATAAGAAAGAAAAAAATAATTTTATCAACAGAAATTAACAAAATGTGACAAAAATCTATTAACGAATCATCTTTTTTGTGTTAATATTCAAAATATAAAGGGTATTCGTCGTATGGAAATGGAGGGAATGGAGGTTTTTCCAATCGATAAGGATATTAAAGAAATATTTTGTTCACACTTGAAAAACAATAGGCACCAATTCGTAGAGAACTGGAAAAACAAAATGATAATTTCCGAAAAAGATCCATTTAAACTAGAAGTAGTTCAAAATGGAGAGGATTTACTAGAGTTGATTATCGAACTTACTATGGAAGATAAAGATATAAATTATCTTCAACCGTTATGCGAGAAAATTGCTATTGAACGTGCTGGAGCAGATGCGAATATTGGAGATTTTGTTTATAACGCAAACGTGGGAAGAAATGAACTTTTCGAAGCGATGTGTGAATTAGATGTTAGCGCTCGTGAATTGAAACCAATTATGGCAAAAATACATACTTGTTTTGACAAATTAATTTATTATACCGTTTTAAAATACTCGGAAATTATATCGAAGAATTTAGAGGAAAAACAGCAATATATTAATGAAACACATAAAGAAAGGCTGACGATTTTAGGGCAAATGTCAGCTAGTTTTGTACATGAATTTCGTAATCCGCTTACTTCCATTATGGGATTTGTCAAACTATTAAAGGCAGATCATCCGAGTTTATCGTATTTAGATATTATTTCGCATGAATTAGATCAATTAAATTTTCGTATTTCGCAATTTTTACTCGTATCGAAAAAAGAAATGTGGAATGAATCGGAACGGTTTTGGCTTAATGACTTGTTTCAAGACATTATACAATTCTTATATCCGAGTTTGGTCAATGCGAATGTTTCAATTGAAAAGAATTTACCGTATCCAATTCCGCTTGTTGGTTATCGAAGTGAAGTGAGACAAGTATTTTTTGAACATATTAATGAATTCAATTGATGCTCTTGAATCAATGAAAGAAGAACGAAAAATTATCATTGATGTATTTGAAGAAGATCAAGCTATTCGAATTGTGATAAAAAATAATGGACCAATGATTCCAGCTGAAAATGTAGAAACGATTTTTGAACCGTTTGTAACTACTAAAAAGTTAGGAACTGGTATTGGCTTATTTGTATGTAAACAAATTGTGGAAAAACATAATGGGTCCATTATGTGTCGATCAGATAACGATTGGACAGAATTTCAAATTGCATTTCAAAAATAAACAGTCTACACCAAATGAATGGTGTAGGCTGTTTTAATTTGTGAGTATAACGGCTTCTAATTTAGGATCTTTAGTTGAATAACCTACTATTGAAATTGTATAAATAACATTTGGTTCAACATTGAATTTCGGTATAGTCAATAAAACGTTTTTATTATTTGCGAGTGAAATTTCAATATCCGCTGTACCGGGGCTAACTTGCAAAAAATCTGTTATCTGTTTAAAGAGTACATTTTCAAATAAATGATCTCCATCTTTTAAATCGACATTTACAACAGGGGTATCTGGAGAGAAATGTGCAAAGCGTATTTTGGCTTGACCAGCTGGTAAATGTGTATTATCAAGTATAGGTTGTAATTGTAGGTGATTATCACTATTTATTGCAGCAAGAGTATAAGTATGATTTCCCATTATTGGTACCAATGCTGAAAAGATTGGAGTTTCATTTCCGACAGGGACAATATCTATACGGTATTTACCTTGTACTAATGATAAATAAGGGCTGAATTGCTTAAATGAAATATTTTTAATAACTTTTTGTCCGTTTACTAAAATGTCAACCGCCGGTATATTTGGATCGGCATGAAAAATTCTTATATGTGACGGTAAAGTAGCTTCTTGTGAATCCCTTGTTTCATGCGCCTGTACAAGTTTTGAAAGTGCATCGCAATATTTCATATATAATTCTATATATTTTTTAGGATTACGAAACTGATAGTAACGTGCGAGCTGTTCGTATTGCGTAACTTCTTGTCCATATTTTTCAATTTCAGATTGAGACATGAACATTCCTCCTTTGTCATCATTAAAATTATATGCGAAGCAAGAAAGCGGTTATGCGAAAAAATGATTTTATAAAGGGGAAAATTAAAAATTTACAACAAATATGTTGTCATAAAGAGGTGCTTGTGCTTACGAGTATTTTGCAGAGTAAAGCAGTACATATGATTGCACGAAAGTAAAATAAATGCCAAATTGAAAGTGCATTTCAATAACATATTGAATACATGTCCAGCAATCGCTAGAAAACTAGGGTTTTTTTTAATTATAGGCAAATACACATACAAAGTGATAATTGTCCTACATAAATTATAAAGGAAAGGTAGTTTGAATCTGAGGAAAGGGGTGCCACTTCGGGATAGGGATATCCTGATAGTAATTGTGAATGAAGTTATGAAAAGGTTTTGTGTTATAGGCTGTAGGATGAATTTGTAAACTTGATTTTTCTATTTATTTTAGCAATTGACAGTATTAACCCATAAGAGAGCGTCATGACGAACTGATTAATGTGGTTAATCGGTTCTTTTTTTATAGTTTAAAAATGAAAAATTTACATATTAAATATGAATCTGAACTGATTAGAAAGGTGTAGCGTTGTCGAAATTTGTTTTAAAATATGCAATTTAAAGTAGGATAATAGGAAGGAGTTTAACGGGAGTTCCGTCGAAGTGTACAGAATGTCGGCATTTGAGGGCAGCTGGCATTATGCTATAAAAACATTTGGTGATGTAGTCATTTCATATAAAAGGGAGGGTTACTTGGGCGTATAGAAAAGGGTTGGTCTTCATTTTTAAGTTCTGAATTTTCTGTTTTATAGGTATTTTTAAGCACTCATTTGTATATTTTATAATAGTTTTTTGATAAATTCACTGCTTTTGCAGAGGATTCTTTTTTATGAAAGAAACGTCAATTTTCTTCATATATATATACAAATTGGAGAAATGGGGGAGCGCTATGCGCGATTACTTAATTAAACCACTTGTTGGTCAGCCGTATCCAATGATTTCACATGGAAAAGGTGTTTATTTGTATGATCAAAATGGTAATAAATATTTTGATGGTTCGTCAGGAGCAATTACGGCAGGTATTGGGCATGGCGTAAAGGAGATTGCAGACGTTATTAAAAAGCAAGCTGAGGAGATTGCTTTTGTTTATAGATCACAGTTTACGAGTGAACCAGCTGAAAAATTAGCGAAGAAGTTAAGTGATTTAAGTGTAGGAGATTTGAACTGGAGTTTCTTTGTAAATAGTGGTACGGAAGCAAATGAAACAGCTATGAAAATTGCAATTCAGCATTTTCAAGAGCGAGGTATTCAAGGTAAGCATAAAATTTTATCGAGATGGATGAGTTATCACGGTATTACGATGGGTGCGTTATCGATGTCTGGTCACCCACTACGTAGACAACGTTTCGTATCTATTTTGGAAGATTATCCGACTATACCAGCTCCATATTGTTTCAGGTGTCCTGTTCAAAAGGTATATCCAACTTGTCAGCTGGCATGTGCGACTGAATTAGAAAGATCAAT from Bacillus cereus G9842 includes the following:
- a CDS encoding DUF4397 domain-containing protein, which codes for MSQSEIEKYGQEVTQYEQLARYYQFRNPKKYIELYMKYCDALSKLVQAHETRDSQEATLPSHIRIFHADPNIPAVDILVNGQKVIKNISFKQFSPYLSLVQGKYRIDIVPVGNETPIFSALVPIMGNHTYTLAAINSDNHLQLQPILDNTHLPAGQAKIRFAHFSPDTPVVNVDLKDGDHLFENVLFKQITDFLQVSPGTADIEISLANNKNVLLTIPKFNVEPNVIYTISIVGYSTKDPKLEAVILTN
- a CDS encoding YueI family protein, which encodes MVNKNVEDYLQEGIYGQKQNKPEERNMYLTTLRERVEIALTIGQVMQSNVYSEVAGSMRSSQSLQLLLNGGIAYPHLSKYIKLANEKNVPFTIVQNKDTKTPIGLVLTHATAVDKEQIYVEDTIFKQEMK
- a CDS encoding hemolysin family protein, whose product is MDIYSISIVIVLIALTAFFVAAEFAIVKVRSSRIDYLIAEGNNRATSVKTVITNLDEYLSACQLGITVTALGIGWFGKPALKQMFDTLFANWNISTQLADIFAVILVFFLITFLHVVIGELAPKTFAIQKSEQVSLLVSKPLIFFYRIAFPFIWILNGSARIITKLLGLKPPKGHDEVHSEEELRLLVSESYKNGEINQSEYKYVNKIFEFDDRIAKEIMVPRTEMNIISKEMPAEEALQKMSREKYTRYPVVDGDKDHVIGFVNFKDIFTEFVQHKVVNKKTVEQYMRPIILVIDSIPIHDLFLKMQKERTHIAILIDEYGGTSGLVTVEDILEEIVGDIQDEFDTDEQPEIQQVSETKTILEGKVLVSEVNTLFGLGIDDDGVDTIGGWILTKNIEIAEEDSIEIENYKFCVKELDGHYIKRLEVTKIVESIVILEDEKQISLQEQISS
- a CDS encoding aldehyde dehydrogenase family protein codes for the protein MKKHLYINGDWKSVNTYKPLYAPYSEEILAEIAQGTEEDVKEAVIAAKNAMTKMNKLSAYDRAIILEKVAQKMDERREEFAEIIAKEAAKPIRAARGEVDRTVQTYKFAAEEAKRIYGETLPLDAAPGADGRIAYTIRKPIGVIGAITPFNFPLNLVAHKVGPAIAAGNTVVLKPADQTPLSSYALVELFEEAGLPNGALNIISGPGSTVGEAIVKNDYVASITFTGSPKVGIGIKQKAGLKRVTLELGSNAAVIIDEDVELTDEIIERVKWGAFVNNGQVCISVQRVFVHETKMHEFLSKLKKAMESVVVGDPLLEETDVSALISKKDVERIDMWVQEAIEEGATILHGGKKRDARIFEPTVLTNVPNHVSVQCQEVFGPLMTVNTFKEFDEAIEQVNNSRYGLQAGVFTNNLFKAMRAIDELEVGGVMINDIPTFRVDHMPYGGVKESGTGREGIKYAIEEMTEMKLVCIKK